A DNA window from Methanococcus voltae PS contains the following coding sequences:
- the flaK gene encoding preflagellin peptidase FlaK produces MIAYAIGLLGLLIASIQDIKSREIENYIWIGMAVIGLLLSTYLSFTTGNFMPIISSISGFIICFIIGYLMFVLGIGGADGKILMGMGALIPSYAFPVYSSLQPLYTMEYIPWFPLLVFFNGVILMIVLPIYLFFKNLSNGVKPKKLKEYVLMLVGEYITVAEAKKGNKVVLGKGKDVKLIPSVNDDKNYDLSKYKDTQYVWATPELPLLVPIALSYIITPFLGDKILSIILPM; encoded by the coding sequence TTGATAGCATACGCAATAGGACTTTTGGGATTATTAATTGCATCTATACAGGATATCAAATCCCGAGAGATAGAAAATTATATTTGGATAGGGATGGCAGTTATAGGATTGCTTTTATCCACATACTTATCGTTCACAACAGGCAACTTTATGCCAATAATCTCTTCAATATCAGGATTTATAATATGCTTTATAATTGGTTATTTAATGTTTGTATTAGGCATCGGTGGTGCAGATGGTAAAATATTAATGGGAATGGGCGCATTAATTCCAAGCTACGCATTTCCAGTATATTCTTCACTTCAACCGTTATATACAATGGAATATATACCCTGGTTCCCATTGTTGGTTTTCTTCAACGGTGTAATATTAATGATTGTGTTACCTATATATTTGTTCTTTAAAAACCTTTCAAACGGTGTAAAGCCTAAAAAATTGAAAGAATATGTTTTAATGTTAGTTGGTGAATATATAACCGTAGCAGAAGCTAAAAAAGGAAACAAAGTAGTATTGGGAAAAGGAAAAGACGTTAAATTGATACCTTCAGTAAATGACGATAAAAATTATGATTTGTCAAAGTACAAAGATACGCAATATGTTTGGGCAACTCCGGAATTACCTTTATTGGTACCGATTGCACTATCTTACATCATAACGCCGTTTTTAGGTGACAAAATACTTAGCATTATATTGCCCATGTAA
- a CDS encoding phosphoadenosine phosphosulfate reductase domain-containing protein produces MENTAKPLKYENNTKNLKFTQWTIEKRNLHDLNELKSNIIKNLENSDLLDKKALLMLSGGKDSATALALCKELNINVELCIHYVHNWSWDISKNEAEKLAKKYEVPIIFPDITEKLSKKIRGAKGKSICRICKDIMKIRAVEYAHENGFDIIITGDTALEKISGPILDDLREKNPNSEDKEFYHKMELSKIPRRYDTYFLRPLLRLSQNDVMAIHEHYNINVQRVHEVGDKIGHWREGCCLKYCDPEEKISTDLFNEVFELNKYLTEVARENNIRASVLLPSKDILVLPKTKGNVKIVLDAINGFYVSRRISTNETCVCSKNGDENENKSKSKDENKNETLTLDNFSYSRWQGW; encoded by the coding sequence ATGGAAAATACTGCAAAACCCCTAAAATATGAAAATAACACTAAAAACTTAAAATTCACACAATGGACTATCGAAAAACGAAATTTACACGATTTAAACGAATTAAAATCAAATATTATAAAAAATTTAGAAAATAGTGATTTATTGGATAAAAAAGCTCTTTTAATGTTAAGCGGGGGCAAAGATAGTGCCACTGCACTTGCATTATGTAAAGAATTAAATATAAACGTTGAATTATGTATTCATTACGTCCACAACTGGAGCTGGGATATTTCAAAAAACGAAGCCGAAAAGTTGGCTAAAAAATATGAAGTCCCGATTATATTCCCCGATATAACCGAAAAGCTCTCTAAAAAAATTCGCGGTGCAAAAGGTAAAAGTATCTGTAGAATATGTAAAGACATAATGAAAATTAGAGCTGTAGAATATGCACACGAAAATGGATTTGATATCATAATAACTGGTGATACCGCCTTGGAAAAAATCTCGGGGCCAATTTTAGATGATTTAAGGGAAAAAAACCCAAATTCTGAAGATAAAGAATTTTATCATAAAATGGAACTTTCAAAAATCCCAAGACGTTATGATACTTATTTTTTGAGACCTCTCTTAAGATTAAGCCAAAATGATGTTATGGCAATTCACGAGCATTACAATATAAACGTACAACGTGTTCACGAAGTAGGGGATAAAATCGGTCATTGGAGAGAAGGTTGCTGTTTGAAATATTGCGACCCTGAAGAAAAAATATCAACAGATTTATTTAATGAAGTTTTCGAATTGAATAAATATCTTACAGAAGTTGCAAGGGAAAATAACATACGAGCTTCTGTATTATTGCCTTCAAAAGATATATTAGTTTTACCAAAGACAAAAGGTAATGTAAAAATAGTTTTAGATGCAATAAATGGTTTTTATGTATCAAGACGTATATCAACGAATGAAACTTGCGTATGTTCTAAAAATGGCGATGAAAATGAAAATAAAAGTAAAAGTAAAGACGAGAATAAAAATGAAACATTAACTTTAGATAATTTTAGTTATTCAAGATGGCAAGGTTGGTAA
- a CDS encoding methanogenesis marker 17 protein → MSKINVECTDPEGKQIYDRIIQTNLEDLVLGKSILQVTMICNLEEPYFIIGALPKSTSRAISLRDIAEISEEIKQDDKVIKKLTIIDETYAPKLLEKIAVLDQPSRLEIVTDSDIELNTKIYDAKDEFIDKVLDFMNRVFPEGMRVRQTLHGKSIAMVASEKPIAPEWLKEANDLKETLENQ, encoded by the coding sequence ATGTCAAAGATAAATGTAGAATGTACTGACCCGGAAGGAAAGCAAATATATGATAGAATAATCCAAACAAACCTTGAAGATTTAGTTTTGGGTAAATCTATACTACAAGTTACTATGATTTGTAATTTGGAAGAACCTTATTTTATAATAGGAGCATTGCCTAAGTCTACCTCTAGAGCAATTAGTTTACGGGATATTGCGGAGATATCGGAAGAGATAAAACAAGATGACAAAGTTATAAAAAAATTAACTATAATTGACGAAACTTATGCTCCAAAACTCCTAGAAAAAATAGCTGTACTCGACCAACCGTCTAGATTGGAGATTGTAACTGATTCAGATATCGAATTAAACACAAAGATTTACGATGCGAAAGATGAATTCATCGATAAAGTGCTAGATTTTATGAATAGAGTATTCCCTGAGGGTATGCGCGTTAGACAAACCTTACACGGAAAATCAATTGCTATGGTGGCATCGGAAAAACCAATAGCTCCAGAATGGTTAAAAGAAGCAAATGATTTAAAAGAAACTTTAGAAAACCAATAA
- the truD gene encoding tRNA pseudouridine(13) synthase TruD has translation METYKKFEYVMEERKRESNENISKFRNNFRRKFRNKKVTNDLTDLKINIEHFITDFRRNDGLVKENPEDFIVEEILEKDLVLEAGKSLKNKEISETNENNKNNENKEDNLNIPEEFKDVERWNGSFLHFTVEKLNYNTIDVIKDLARLTKTKRKNFGFAGTKDKYALTTQRMGCFGIKPEVLEAVGKNGLVKKRGGQFIVKDVCKSNKKLRMGNLWGNKFTIKIRDFEENENECENNPIEDTKLDYVLNYFGIQRFGLYRPITHLVGKHIYERDFETAFYIYCGTPIHEKGLKKDAREAVENGDFKLALKLFPRESEYEKRLIQQYLKYKDYKKAFYAFAPQLRSLFVNAYQSYLFNEILNKRYDYGYKTLEGDVLEDGIPTAPLCGYKTEYSGGIAGEIEKEVFEKYNIDFKKFRIEDYGNFSGFRRKMITPVYNFKIKKIYENEENVENSNDNPILKLSFELEKGNYATIVTREFTGKLS, from the coding sequence ATGGAAACTTATAAAAAATTTGAATATGTTATGGAAGAAAGAAAAAGAGAAAGTAATGAAAATATCTCTAAATTTAGAAATAATTTTAGGCGAAAGTTTAGAAATAAAAAAGTTACAAATGACTTAACCGATTTAAAAATAAACATTGAACATTTTATTACAGATTTTAGGCGAAATGATGGGCTAGTAAAAGAAAATCCCGAAGATTTTATTGTTGAGGAAATTTTAGAAAAAGACTTGGTTTTAGAAGCTGGGAAAAGCTTAAAAAATAAAGAAATTAGTGAAACTAATGAAAATAATAAAAATAATGAAAATAAAGAAGATAATTTAAATATTCCTGAAGAATTCAAAGACGTAGAGCGTTGGAATGGGTCTTTTTTGCATTTTACAGTTGAAAAACTTAATTATAACACCATTGATGTGATAAAGGACTTAGCAAGACTTACTAAAACTAAAAGAAAAAATTTTGGTTTTGCAGGTACCAAGGATAAATACGCTTTAACGACCCAAAGAATGGGTTGTTTTGGGATTAAACCAGAGGTTTTGGAAGCAGTTGGTAAAAATGGACTCGTAAAAAAAAGAGGGGGTCAATTTATAGTAAAAGATGTCTGTAAGTCAAATAAAAAGTTGAGAATGGGTAACTTATGGGGTAATAAATTTACAATAAAAATTAGAGATTTTGAAGAAAACGAGAATGAATGTGAAAATAACCCTATTGAGGATACAAAGTTAGATTATGTGCTCAATTATTTTGGAATTCAACGTTTCGGGCTATATAGACCAATTACTCATCTTGTAGGTAAACATATTTATGAAAGAGACTTTGAAACGGCTTTTTATATATACTGTGGTACCCCAATACATGAAAAAGGGCTTAAAAAAGATGCAAGAGAAGCTGTTGAAAATGGCGATTTCAAATTAGCTTTAAAATTATTCCCTAGGGAAAGTGAGTACGAGAAAAGACTTATACAGCAGTATTTAAAGTATAAAGACTATAAGAAAGCTTTTTACGCATTTGCCCCACAGCTTAGAAGTTTATTTGTAAACGCTTATCAATCTTATTTATTTAATGAAATATTGAATAAAAGATATGATTACGGATATAAAACTCTTGAAGGGGACGTATTAGAAGATGGAATACCTACTGCACCACTTTGTGGGTATAAAACAGAATACTCCGGAGGCATAGCTGGAGAAATTGAGAAAGAAGTATTTGAAAAGTACAATATCGACTTTAAGAAGTTTAGAATTGAAGATTACGGTAATTTCTCAGGATTTAGACGTAAAATGATTACTCCAGTTTATAACTTTAAAATTAAAAAAATATATGAAAATGAAGAAAATGTTGAAAATTCAAATGATAATCCAATTTTGAAATTATCTTTTGAATTAGAAAAAGGAAATTATGCTACAATTGTAACTAGGGAATTTACGGGTAAATTATCCTAA
- the surE gene encoding 5'/3'-nucleotidase SurE, with product MDKIDILLVNDDGIQSNGLLELKNSLENNFDANVTVVAPSNQQSGIGRAISLFEPLRITKVKLPDCTEGFAVSGTPTDCVVLGIFKILDKIPDYVVSGINIGENLGTEITTSGTLGAAFEGAHHGAKSIACSLQVKTDDIKFNEGHAPVEFKNSAKILSNVLKKSIECDVFDSGCDVLNVNVPHEADTKTPWEITTLAKKMYTTHIDQRKDPRGRDYYWIDGSPVYDEEEGTDVHAVRNKNNVSITPLTLDTTLKNLELFKKEYSDKLI from the coding sequence ATGGATAAAATTGATATATTATTAGTTAATGACGATGGAATTCAATCAAATGGGTTATTAGAATTAAAAAATTCATTAGAAAATAATTTTGATGCAAATGTGACTGTTGTAGCTCCTTCAAATCAACAAAGCGGTATCGGAAGAGCTATAAGTTTATTTGAACCCCTTAGAATAACAAAAGTTAAGCTTCCAGACTGTACGGAAGGTTTTGCCGTTTCTGGAACGCCTACGGACTGTGTCGTTCTTGGAATATTTAAAATACTTGATAAAATACCAGATTACGTGGTATCTGGAATAAATATTGGTGAAAATTTAGGTACTGAAATCACCACTTCTGGAACTCTTGGAGCTGCTTTTGAAGGAGCTCATCACGGTGCTAAATCAATAGCTTGTTCATTGCAGGTTAAAACTGACGATATTAAATTTAATGAAGGTCATGCCCCTGTTGAGTTTAAAAATTCTGCTAAAATATTAAGCAATGTACTTAAAAAATCCATTGAATGTGACGTATTCGATAGCGGATGTGACGTTTTAAATGTAAATGTGCCACATGAAGCAGATACTAAAACGCCTTGGGAAATCACTACTCTTGCTAAAAAAATGTACACCACCCATATTGACCAAAGAAAAGACCCTAGGGGTAGGGATTACTATTGGATTGATGGTAGTCCCGTATATGATGAGGAAGAGGGTACAGACGTACACGCCGTTAGAAATAAAAATAATGTTTCAATTACGCCTCTTACTTTAGATACTACTTTGAAAAATTTAGAATTGTTTAAAAAAGAATATTCTGATAAATTAATTTAG
- a CDS encoding HoxN/HupN/NixA family nickel/cobalt transporter translates to MQYVILFSAFLLGAFHALEPGHGKSVMAAFVLGTDANICSTLTLGFTVVFSHIIVILLMGILSLYLSNYFNLGSLSSTMELIGGVILLLVGIWILKSYYKPHVHKIDTNKSAIAIGLSAGLIPCPAALAVLLISISSGVIVDGLLYVIIFSLGLAVSISLFSILFVKSKDFLEKYVSNNSINKLPLISGIIIILFGIWNIAGPLFGIH, encoded by the coding sequence ATGCAATACGTCATATTATTTTCAGCATTCTTATTGGGGGCATTTCATGCACTAGAGCCAGGGCATGGAAAATCAGTTATGGCTGCTTTCGTACTTGGGACAGATGCTAACATCTGTAGCACATTAACATTGGGTTTTACCGTAGTATTTTCTCATATAATTGTTATATTACTCATGGGGATTTTATCATTGTATTTATCAAATTATTTCAATTTAGGGAGCTTAAGCTCAACTATGGAACTTATTGGCGGAGTTATTTTATTACTGGTTGGAATTTGGATATTAAAAAGTTACTATAAACCTCACGTACATAAGATAGATACAAATAAAAGTGCTATAGCCATAGGATTATCCGCTGGTTTAATCCCTTGTCCTGCAGCTCTTGCGGTGCTTTTAATTAGCATATCTAGTGGAGTTATCGTCGATGGATTATTATATGTAATTATCTTTAGTTTAGGTCTAGCAGTTAGCATTTCGTTGTTTTCGATTCTATTTGTAAAAAGTAAAGATTTCTTGGAAAAATATGTTTCTAACAATAGCATAAACAAATTACCATTAATTAGTGGAATTATAATTATATTGTTTGGAATTTGGAATATCGCTGGTCCGTTGTTTGGAATTCATTAA
- a CDS encoding NOL1/NOP2/sun family putative RNA methylase translates to MGLKLTSSLRDIKKMRQMKDKIRKEDKIELDLSKSNNNLKNDSNDELDKKNDEDNNTVDFQNYKYIRVNTLQITPEELKKRLENKKIVLEDTFLDYAFKVISSPFSVGATPEYLYGYYFMQSISSMVPVIALNPQKGERILDMCAAPGGKTTHIAQLMNNEGMVFAVEVNKNRVRSLTSNINRMGLKNVVTMNTDSVNLKPEELGLFDKILLDAPCTGNAYKDSSRIKNRSDILFCSNRQKELIHTAIDLLKSGGELVYSTCSPEIEEDEEVISHIVNLRNDVELVKLDKNDYKGLNIEDAIIKGTLKILPPNEPFYIAKLKKL, encoded by the coding sequence ATGGGACTTAAACTTACTTCTTCATTAAGAGACATTAAAAAAATGAGACAGATGAAGGATAAAATTAGAAAAGAAGATAAAATAGAATTGGATTTATCAAAATCTAATAATAATTTGAAAAACGATTCCAATGATGAATTGGATAAAAAAAATGACGAAGACAATAATACGGTTGATTTTCAAAATTATAAGTATATAAGGGTCAATACATTACAAATTACGCCCGAAGAATTGAAAAAAAGGCTTGAAAATAAAAAAATCGTTTTGGAAGATACTTTCTTGGATTATGCCTTTAAAGTGATTAGCAGTCCTTTTTCAGTTGGTGCTACTCCAGAATATCTTTACGGATATTACTTTATGCAGAGTATTTCTTCAATGGTACCAGTTATTGCCTTGAATCCTCAAAAAGGCGAACGTATATTGGACATGTGTGCTGCACCAGGTGGCAAAACTACACATATCGCACAATTAATGAATAATGAAGGCATGGTTTTCGCTGTTGAGGTAAATAAAAATAGGGTTAGAAGTCTTACATCAAATATTAACCGTATGGGACTCAAAAACGTTGTAACAATGAATACGGATTCTGTTAACTTAAAACCTGAAGAATTAGGATTATTTGATAAAATACTATTGGATGCACCGTGTACAGGTAATGCTTATAAGGATAGTAGCCGGATTAAAAATAGAAGTGACATTTTATTTTGCTCCAATCGTCAAAAAGAACTCATACATACAGCTATTGATTTATTAAAATCAGGTGGTGAATTAGTATACAGTACATGTTCGCCAGAAATTGAGGAAGATGAAGAAGTTATTAGCCATATAGTAAACCTTAGAAATGACGTAGAACTTGTAAAATTAGATAAAAATGACTACAAGGGACTAAATATTGAAGATGCAATAATTAAGGGTACACTTAAGATTTTACCGCCAAATGAACCGTTCTATATTGCGAAACTTAAGAAATTGTAA
- a CDS encoding PH domain-containing protein produces the protein MINVVKLGFFGKDNRGNENPFFKEFLLDGEEILCSFKGVRDELVFTPSRIIMMNAQGLTGKKKEFRFFQYSKINSYAIQNSGTFDLDSEIKLVIGSVEYEFGLGKGVDVISIGKLMSGLIQ, from the coding sequence ATGATAAATGTTGTAAAATTGGGATTTTTCGGAAAAGACAACCGAGGGAATGAAAATCCATTTTTTAAAGAATTTTTATTAGATGGGGAAGAAATACTATGTTCATTTAAAGGAGTACGTGATGAATTGGTCTTTACTCCATCAAGGATAATAATGATGAATGCACAGGGATTAACTGGAAAAAAGAAAGAATTTAGGTTTTTCCAATATAGTAAAATTAATAGCTACGCTATCCAAAATTCAGGAACATTTGATTTAGACAGTGAAATAAAGCTCGTAATTGGAAGTGTAGAATACGAATTTGGGTTAGGAAAAGGTGTAGATGTAATATCTATTGGAAAATTAATGAGTGGATTAATCCAATAA
- a CDS encoding Rpp14/Pop5 family protein: MLKTLPPTLREKKRYLAFEILHKEELSNDDVIGIIRSSIIDYCGFKECGIANPWLIDYSNGMGILRVERTQVDNVKASLIMVGHYKRNPINIRVMGISNSIKNIRKKFLHVPHEPYYKIIQRKKREYQNKNNRK, encoded by the coding sequence ATGTTAAAGACATTACCCCCTACATTAAGGGAAAAAAAGAGATATTTGGCTTTTGAAATACTTCACAAGGAAGAACTTTCAAATGACGATGTCATAGGAATAATTAGAAGTTCCATAATCGATTACTGTGGATTTAAAGAATGTGGTATTGCTAATCCCTGGTTAATTGATTATAGCAACGGAATGGGAATTTTAAGGGTCGAAAGAACGCAAGTTGACAACGTAAAAGCTTCTTTAATTATGGTGGGCCATTATAAAAGAAATCCAATAAATATACGAGTTATGGGAATTTCAAATTCTATAAAAAATATCAGAAAAAAATTCTTGCACGTTCCTCATGAGCCATATTATAAGATAATTCAAAGAAAAAAACGAGAATATCAAAATAAGAATAATAGAAAATAA
- the nadC gene encoding carboxylating nicotinate-nucleotide diphosphorylase: protein MIKKHAIEILEKSLTYDVGFGDLTVETLIPKDLNCKAFVVVKENTKICGMDFVVEFLEKNGISCKKLYDEGDYIDFSNKSGKSGKRIKILEISGNAQKIITFERTILNFMMHLSGIATKTHQIVSIVKKINPNVRIACTRKTLPLLSIVEKYAVKVGGGDTHRYRLDDMIMIKDNHIEALGIAECMKRVKKVSFSKKIEVEVDNNTQLREVINYHPDIIMLDNYNDLKIEEALRIVEDCNKLYNFKPIIELSGGITEKNVLSYAKHPVDVISMGCLIHSAKSVDMGLDLEKI from the coding sequence ATGATAAAAAAACACGCGATTGAAATATTGGAAAAATCATTAACTTACGACGTTGGTTTTGGCGATTTAACCGTTGAAACGTTGATACCAAAAGATTTAAACTGTAAAGCTTTTGTAGTTGTTAAGGAAAATACCAAAATTTGTGGAATGGATTTTGTAGTTGAATTTTTGGAAAAAAATGGTATTTCTTGTAAAAAATTATATGATGAAGGAGATTATATTGATTTTTCAAATAAATCTGGAAAATCTGGAAAAAGAATTAAAATATTGGAAATTAGCGGTAACGCTCAAAAAATAATTACATTTGAAAGGACGATTTTAAATTTTATGATGCATTTATCGGGAATTGCAACAAAAACTCATCAAATCGTTTCAATTGTTAAAAAAATCAATCCAAATGTTAGAATTGCTTGCACCCGAAAAACTCTACCACTTTTATCGATAGTTGAAAAATACGCTGTTAAGGTAGGGGGCGGAGATACGCACAGATATAGACTTGATGACATGATTATGATTAAAGATAACCATATTGAAGCTTTAGGTATTGCCGAATGTATGAAAAGGGTTAAAAAAGTTAGTTTTAGTAAAAAAATTGAGGTAGAAGTTGATAATAACACTCAACTTCGAGAAGTTATAAACTATCATCCCGATATAATTATGCTCGATAATTATAACGACTTAAAAATTGAAGAAGCCCTACGTATTGTTGAAGATTGTAATAAATTATACAATTTCAAACCTATTATAGAATTAAGTGGCGGAATTACGGAAAAAAATGTTTTAAGCTATGCAAAACACCCTGTTGATGTTATTTCCATGGGTTGTTTGATACATTCTGCAAAATCTGTGGATATGGGCTTGGATTTAGAAAAAATTTAG
- a CDS encoding thiamine-phosphate kinase, protein MNEFDIIDIIQKNNTSVKGNSGIIKSIGDDCAVINLGINKLVITTDMLFKSTHFPELLTPFQIGKRVVTANVSDIASMCAKPLGIVVSMGFDKETADKKYIDELSRGINSACCEYECPLVGGDTNKSEELVLSGTAFGITSNPVFRDFNLKETETNQYESNIYITNDLGKVSCALIMYEKYLIDKKNGVPYDFNVGLKLINNYPEIFNKLSEPKARIFEGMALNGHINTCCDISDGLGKDITYLNNFELNSEDILNCASSETFEFCEELDIDDIGLLDIILNSGEEFELLFSSFNSSHYLNNKLEKIERKNKSKNKNDENKDNSNNNKNNDSKVQKIGKTIENGQYIDSVAFNKFHEGVVKGYVHRWND, encoded by the coding sequence ATAAATGAATTTGATATTATAGATATAATTCAAAAAAACAATACCTCGGTAAAGGGAAATTCTGGCATTATAAAATCTATTGGAGATGATTGTGCAGTAATTAACTTGGGAATTAACAAATTAGTGATAACTACAGATATGTTGTTCAAAAGTACTCATTTTCCAGAGTTACTTACGCCTTTTCAAATTGGAAAACGAGTAGTTACTGCCAATGTATCCGACATAGCTTCCATGTGTGCTAAACCACTCGGAATTGTGGTATCAATGGGATTTGACAAAGAAACTGCCGATAAAAAGTATATTGACGAGCTTTCGAGGGGGATAAATTCGGCTTGTTGTGAATATGAATGCCCATTAGTAGGTGGCGATACTAATAAATCAGAAGAATTGGTTTTATCAGGTACTGCGTTTGGTATTACGTCAAATCCAGTATTTAGGGATTTTAATTTAAAAGAAACAGAAACAAATCAATATGAGTCAAATATATACATAACTAATGACTTAGGGAAAGTATCCTGTGCTTTGATAATGTATGAAAAATACTTGATTGATAAAAAAAATGGAGTCCCTTATGACTTTAATGTAGGTTTAAAGCTCATAAATAACTATCCCGAAATTTTTAATAAACTTAGTGAGCCAAAAGCAAGAATTTTTGAAGGTATGGCACTTAATGGTCATATAAATACTTGTTGTGATATTTCCGATGGATTAGGTAAAGATATCACATATTTAAATAATTTTGAACTTAATTCAGAAGATATATTAAATTGTGCAAGTTCTGAAACCTTTGAATTCTGTGAAGAACTTGATATTGACGATATTGGATTATTGGATATTATATTAAATAGTGGTGAAGAATTTGAATTGCTATTTAGTTCATTTAATTCAAGTCATTATTTGAATAATAAATTGGAAAAAATTGAACGTAAAAATAAAAGTAAAAACAAAAATGATGAGAATAAAGATAATAGCAATAATAATAAGAATAATGACAGTAAAGTTCAAAAAATTGGAAAAACAATTGAAAATGGTCAATATATAGATAGTGTAGCATTTAATAAATTCCACGAGGGCGTTGTCAAAGGCTATGTTCATCGTTGGAATGATTAA
- a CDS encoding translation initiation factor IF-2 subunit gamma has product MTGTKQSEVNIGMVGHVDHGKTSLTRKLTGVWTDTHSEELKRGISIRLGYADCEIKKCPECEGAESYTITNKCECGGKPEVLRKISFVDAPGHETLMATMLSGASLMDGAILVIAASETCPQPQTKEHLMALDALGVKNILIVQNKIDLVSREKAVENYEEIKEFVKGTVAEDAPIIPVSAHHGANLDVLLSAIQEYIPTPERDDTLDVRMHVARSFDVNKPGSPIKNLKGGVIGGSIIQGLLKTGADIEIRPGIKVVEGNKTYWKPIVTKITSLGAGSAKVKEAQPGGLIGVGTELDPSLTKSDALNGSIAGKPGTLPPTLEQMTIKPQLLERVVGSQDELTIEPLKTNEVLMLNVGTSTTVGITASARPDEVDIKLKLPICADKNDRVAISRKIGSRWRLIGYGLII; this is encoded by the coding sequence GTGACAGGAACGAAACAATCAGAAGTAAATATTGGAATGGTTGGACACGTAGACCACGGTAAAACAAGTTTAACAAGAAAATTAACCGGTGTTTGGACAGATACTCACAGTGAAGAATTGAAAAGGGGTATTTCAATTAGATTGGGTTACGCAGATTGCGAGATTAAAAAATGTCCAGAATGTGAGGGCGCTGAATCTTACACCATCACAAACAAATGTGAATGCGGTGGAAAACCAGAAGTTTTAAGAAAAATCTCCTTTGTAGATGCACCAGGACACGAAACACTTATGGCAACTATGTTATCAGGAGCTTCTTTAATGGATGGCGCTATTTTAGTTATCGCAGCAAGTGAAACATGCCCACAACCGCAAACAAAAGAGCACTTAATGGCTTTAGACGCTTTAGGTGTTAAAAACATTTTAATCGTCCAAAACAAAATCGATTTAGTTTCACGTGAAAAAGCAGTCGAAAACTACGAAGAAATAAAAGAATTCGTAAAAGGTACTGTAGCAGAAGACGCACCTATAATTCCAGTTTCTGCACACCATGGTGCTAACTTAGACGTTTTATTAAGTGCAATCCAGGAGTACATCCCAACACCTGAAAGAGACGATACTTTAGATGTAAGAATGCACGTTGCAAGAAGTTTTGACGTAAATAAACCAGGTTCCCCTATTAAAAACTTAAAAGGTGGAGTTATCGGTGGAAGTATCATCCAAGGTCTCTTAAAAACAGGTGCAGACATTGAAATAAGACCTGGTATAAAAGTTGTAGAAGGAAACAAAACTTACTGGAAGCCAATTGTAACAAAAATAACTTCATTAGGTGCAGGCTCTGCAAAAGTAAAAGAAGCACAACCTGGTGGTTTAATTGGTGTAGGTACTGAATTAGACCCTTCATTAACAAAATCAGATGCTTTAAACGGTAGTATTGCAGGAAAACCTGGAACTTTACCTCCAACTTTAGAGCAAATGACAATAAAACCTCAGTTACTCGAAAGAGTTGTAGGTTCACAAGACGAATTGACAATCGAACCATTAAAAACAAATGAAGTTTTAATGTTAAACGTTGGAACATCAACAACCGTTGGAATAACTGCTTCAGCAAGACCTGACGAAGTAGATATTAAATTAAAATTGCCAATCTGTGCAGATAAGAATGACAGAGTAGCAATTAGCAGAAAAATAGGTTCAAGATGGAGATTAATCGGTTACGGACTTATAATCTAA
- a CDS encoding DUF2798 domain-containing protein yields the protein MFKLKKMNKKYQNMIFGLFMSILMAFGMSLVMTASVLGVNEALLRAWPSKFLIGIVVAIPYSFIAGPIAKIITSKIVETSSQDE from the coding sequence ATGTTTAAACTAAAAAAAATGAATAAGAAATATCAAAATATGATTTTTGGACTTTTTATGTCAATTTTAATGGCTTTTGGTATGTCTCTTGTAATGACTGCTTCCGTTTTAGGCGTTAATGAAGCTTTATTACGTGCTTGGCCATCTAAATTTTTAATAGGTATTGTAGTGGCAATCCCGTATTCATTTATTGCAGGACCAATTGCTAAAATAATAACCTCAAAAATCGTTGAAACATCCTCACAAGATGAATAA